In the genome of Massilibacillus massiliensis, one region contains:
- a CDS encoding LysR family transcriptional regulator, translated as MELRQLEYFQMASRLKNITRAAERLRVSQPNITVAIKKLEAELGIQLFDRSQKQLSLTPEGAVFLNRIELALRNIQDAVLEVNDYKQLQKGTIKIGIPSMIGAYLFPKIFSSFQRRYSHLDIYLYEEGSMAIREQLERDELDFGIVILTDASPNLQLLPMSNNQIMACIPPQNELSQKTSLSFSDLENTDLIMLKQGSYLRNLVLQKLKAANIDPNIVLESNQIETIKGLVASDVGIAFLIDFIVHDTPGIKTIPLSEPLFVDIGLAWKKDRYISRAAQSFIDFCKGTLTLQNQVK; from the coding sequence ATGGAATTAAGACAATTAGAATATTTTCAAATGGCTAGCCGCCTAAAAAACATTACACGTGCAGCAGAAAGATTGAGAGTATCTCAACCAAATATTACAGTTGCTATCAAAAAACTTGAGGCTGAACTCGGTATACAATTGTTCGACCGCAGTCAAAAACAGCTATCATTAACACCCGAGGGTGCTGTATTTTTAAATCGTATTGAACTTGCCCTCCGCAACATTCAAGATGCGGTACTTGAAGTAAATGATTACAAACAATTACAAAAAGGCACGATTAAAATCGGTATTCCTTCCATGATCGGTGCATATTTGTTTCCAAAAATATTTTCAAGTTTTCAACGTCGCTATTCTCACTTAGATATTTATCTATATGAAGAAGGTTCTATGGCAATTCGTGAACAATTAGAACGTGACGAATTGGATTTTGGTATTGTTATCCTTACGGATGCTTCACCAAATTTACAATTGTTACCGATGTCAAACAACCAAATCATGGCTTGTATTCCTCCGCAAAATGAGCTCTCCCAGAAAACGTCATTATCGTTTTCAGATCTGGAAAATACCGATCTTATTATGCTAAAACAAGGCTCTTACCTGCGTAATCTAGTATTACAAAAGTTAAAGGCTGCAAACATTGATCCAAATATCGTATTGGAATCTAATCAAATTGAAACAATTAAGGGGTTAGTTGCTTCAGATGTGGGAATTGCTTTCCTAATTGACTTTATTGTTCACGATACACCTGGTATTAAGACAATCCCACTTAGCGAACCACTTTTTGTTGATATCGGGTTAGCTTGGAAAAAAGATCGTTACATTTCCCGTGCAGCACAATCTTTTATCGATTTCTGCAAAGGTACATTAACCTTACAAAATCAAGTGAAATAA
- a CDS encoding small, acid-soluble spore protein, alpha/beta type — MAKVMSEKMKYQLANDLGFGDKVADGDWSDVTSGEVGSMVREAIKRGEDKMTKNDQGNAY; from the coding sequence ATGGCAAAGGTAATGTCTGAAAAAATGAAATATCAGTTGGCGAACGATTTAGGTTTTGGTGACAAAGTTGCAGATGGAGATTGGTCTGATGTTACAAGCGGCGAAGTCGGTTCTATGGTTCGGGAAGCGATCAAACGCGGTGAAGATAAAATGACAAAAAATGATCAAGGCAATGCATACTAG